The Microbacterium natoriense genomic interval GTACTCACGACGCTCGGAATGGCCGATGATGACGTACTTCGCATCGAGCTTCGCGAGAAACGCGCCCGACACCTCACCGGTGTAGGCACCGGAGTCGTGTGCGGACAGGTCCTGCGCGCCGAGCGCGAAGGGGATCTTGTCGGCGTCGATCAGCGTCTGCACGCTGCGGATGTCGGTGAAGGGCGGGAACACCGCGACCTCCACCGAGCCGTCTTCGTGCTTGGCGTCCTTCAGCGTCCAGTGCAGCTTCTGCACGAACGCGACCGCCTGCAGGTGGTCGAGATTCATCTTCCAGTTTCCCGCGATCAGCGGGGTACGAGTGTTCAGACCCATCCGAGCACCTCCAGGCCGGGTAGTTTCTTGCCCTCGAGGAACTCGAGGCTTGCGCCGCCACCGGTCGAGATGTGACCGAACTGGTCGTCGGCGAAGCCGAGCTGACGCACCGCAGCGGCCGAATCGCCGCCGCCGACGACGCTGAGTCCGTCGACCTCGGTGAGCGCCTGTGCCACGGCCTTGGTACCGGCTGCGAACGCGGGGAACTCGAACACGCCCATGGGGCCGTTCCAGAACACCGTCTTCGAACCGCGTACGACGTCGGCGAATCTCGCCGCCGTCTCAGGACCGATGTCGAGACCGATGCCGGACGCGCCGAAGGCCGTCGACTCGATCGCATCCGCCGCGACGACCTCGTGCGCCGCGTCTGCAGAGAACTTCTCCGCCACGACGACGTCGGTCGGCAGCACGAGCTCCACGCCGCGTTCGGCCGCCTCGGCGATGTAGCCGCGGACGGTGTCGAGCTGGTCCTCCTCGAGGAGACTCGAGGCCACCTCGTGGCCCTGCGCCTTCAAGAAGGTGAACAGCATCCCGCCGCCGACGAGGATCCGGTCGACGCGAGGAAGCAGGTGCGAGATCACGCCGAGCTTGTCGCTCACCTTCGACCCGCCGAGCACGACCGCGTACGGGCGCTCGGGGTTCTCGGTGAGACGGTCGAGCACGTCGAGCTCTGCGGCGATCAGCAGACCGGCCGCCGACGGAAGCAGCTGAGCCAAGTCGTAGACGCTCGCCTGCTTGCGGTGCACGACGCCGAACCCGTCGGAGACGAGCACGTCGCCGAGTTCTGCGAGCTGCCCCGCGAATGCGGCGCGCTCGGCATCGTCCTTCGCCGTCTCCCCCGCGTTGAATCGCAGGTTCTCGATGACGACGACTCCGCCGTCCTCCAGGGAGGCGACGGCATCCTTCGCCGACTCGCCCACCGTGTCGCGCGCGAACGCGACCGGCTTGCCCAGCAGCTCGGACAGCCGCTGCGCGACCGGCTCGAGGCTGTACTGCGGATCGGGGGCCCCATCGGGGCGGCCCAGGTGCGAGCACACGATGACGCGGGCACCCGCGTTGATGAGTGCGTTGAGAGTCGGCAGCGAGGCGCGAACACGACCATCGTCCGTTATGACCCCATCCCGAAGCGGGACGTTCAGGTCACAACGGACGATGACGCGCTTGCCCTCGAGCGGACCCAGAGAGTCCAGGGTGCGCAGAGTCATGTGTCTGAGATTCAGAGACGCTCGGCGACGTACTCGGTCAGGTCGACGAGACGGTTGGAGTAGCCCCACTCGTTGTCGTACCAGCTCGAGACCTTGACGAGGTTGCCGCTGACGTTGGTCAGAGTGGAGTCGAAGATCGAGGAGTGCGGGTTGTGCACGATGTCGCTGGAGACGATCTGGTCCTCGTTGTACTGCAGGTAGCCGGCGAGGCGACCGTCTGCGGCGGCCTTCTTGTACGCCTCGTTGACCTCGTCGACCGTGAGATTCTCGCGGTCGGTGACCAGCGTGAGGTCGACGATCGAGCCGGTGGGGACCGGGACGCGGTACGACGAGCCGGACAGCTTGCCGTTGAGCTCCGGCAGCACCTCGCCGATCGCCTTCGCGGCGCCGGTGGATGCGGGGACGATGTTGATCGCTGCGGCGCGGGCGCGACGCAGGTCACCGTGCGGACCGTCCTGCAGGTTCTGGTCTGCGGTGTAGGCGTGAGCGGTCATCATGAAGCCGCGGTCGATGCCGAATGCGTCGTTGAAGACCTGCGCGAGCGGTGCGAGGCAGTTGGTGGTGCACGACGCGTTGGAGATGATGTGCTGCGTGGCGGGGTCGTAGGTGTCCTCGTTCACGCCCATGACGAACGTGCCGTCGACGCCGGTGCCCGGTGCCGAGATCAGGACCTTCTTGGCGCCTGCCTCGATGTGCTTCTTGGCGAGCTCCGCCTTGGTGAAGAAGCCGGTCGACTCGATGACGATGTCGACGCCCAGCTCGCCCCAGGGGAGGTTGGCGGGGTCGCGGTCTGCGAAGGCCTTGATCTTCTTGCCGTTGACCGTGATGCTGTCGTCGTCGTAACTGATCTCGGCGTCGAGGACGCCGCCGACCGAGTCGTACTTCAGCAGGTGCGCGAGGGTCTTGTTGTCAGTGAGGTCGTTGACTGCGACGATGTCGAGGTCAGCGCCCTGTGCGAGAGCCGCACGAAGGAAGTTACGTCCGATGCGGCCGAAGCCGTTGATACCGATCTTGACAGACACTAAGGTCTCCTGATTTCTTGTGCGCAATACGCGCGGTTTCAACTTGATTCTGGACAACGGCGTCCCGACGGGCAGAGTCCGTCGGGACGCCCGTCTTGTTTACGACAGTACCAGCAGGCCCGAGGTCTTCTCACGGGCTGTTTCGAAGCGCCGAGCCACGTTCTCCCAGTTGGCGATGTTCCACGCCGCCTTGACGTAGTCGGCCTTGACGTTGAGGTAGTCGAGGTAGAAGGCGTGCTCCCACATGTCGAGCTGGAACAGCGGCACCGTACCCTGGGCCGCGTTGGACTGCTGGTCGAACAGCTGCTGGATGATCAGGCGCTGCCCGATCGAGTCCCAGCTGAGCACCGACCAGCCGGAGCCCTGGATTCCCAAGGCGTTCGCGGTGAAGTGCGCCTGGAACTTCTCGAAGGAGCCGAAGAACTCGTCGATCGCCGCACGGAGCTCCCCCTCGGGCTCGCCGCCGCCGTTCGGGGAGAGGTTGGTCCAGAAGATCGAGTGGTTGACGTGCCCGCCGAGGTTGAACGCGAGGTCCTTCTCGAGCTTGTTGACGTTCGCGAGGTTGCCCGTCTCACGAGCCTCTGCGAGACCGTCGAGCGCCGCGTTCGCGCCCGTGACGTAGGCCGCGTGGTGCTTGTCATGGTGGAGTTCCATGATCTTGCCGCTGATGTGCGGTTCGAGCGCCGCGAAGTCGTAAGGAAGGTCGGGGAGCGTGTAAACAGCCATATCGCTTTCATCCAATCCGCGCCGCGCCGCGGCGCTTGCCGATCCTCCGCGCCACCGAATGCGGTGCGGAGCAGACGCTTTTCATCCTAGTGACGACAACGCACGTGTGGTCGGGTTCCTTCCGCCAGATGACGAAGCGAGCCGGTCCCTTTCGGGACCGGCTCGCTTCGTCAGGCCTGCGTCGCTGAGTTCGTCGAACCCTCAGACGTCCAGCCCCGCTGGCACGGCTGCTTCGGTACCGGGAATGCCCTCCACCTGGGCGCGCTTGTCAGCCATCGCGAGCAGACGGCGGATGCGGCCCGCCACAGCGTCCTTGGTCATGGGCGGATCGGCGTGATGACCCAGCTCGTCGAGACTCGCGTCGCGATGCGCAAGACGCAGCTCGCCCGCGACCTTCAGATGATCGGGCACGTCGTCGGCGAGGATCTCCAGCGCGCGCTCGACACGCGCGCACGCCGCGACCGCGGCCTGCGCCGAGCGACGCAGGTTCGCGTCGTCGAAGTTCACGAGCCGGTTGACCCCGGCACGGACCTCGCGGCGCTGACGCATCTCCTCCCAGGCGGCGGCCGTGCGGTGGGCCCCCATCTCGCTGAGGATGCTGCGGATGGCCTCGCCCTCGCGCACGACGACGCGGGGCATCCCGCGCACTTCACGGGCCTTCGCGGCGACGCCGAGTCGGTGGGCCGCGCCGACCAGGGCCATGGCCGCCTCCGACGAGGGGCAGGCCACCTCGAGCATCGCCGAGCGCCCGGGCTCGCTGAGGGTTCCGGCGGCGAGGAACGCTCCACGCCAGAGCCCGGCGACCTCTGCCCGCGACCCCGTGGTGAGCCGGTTCGGAAGCCCCCGCACAGGACGTCGGCGCTGGTCGAGAAGTCCCGTCTGGCGCGCGAGCGTCTCGCCCGCGGAGATCACACGGACCGCCCAGCGCGCGCCTTCATTCGCCGTGCTCGACTGCACCTGGGCGATCTCCGGGCGCACGCCGTAGATCTCGGCGAGGTCCTTTGCCACGCGCTGGGCGAGCACCTCGGCATCCACCTCGGCCTCGACGGCGACGCGGCCGGCGATCGAGTGCAGGCCGCCGGCGAAGCGGAGCACAGCGGTGACCTCGGAGACACGCACCGTGGGGGGTGCATTGCGGATGCTGACGAGCTCAGCCTTGACGTCGGTGGTTAGTGCCACGGGACTCCTTCACGATCACGCGTCGGATCGCGACGCAAACCTCCAGCCTACCCGGAACTGATTCCCGGCTACTCCCTGCCCAGGTCTCTGTGACGCACGTTCACGGCCACTCCGGGGACCGCCGCGAGGCGTCGCGCGAGCTCCTCGCTCATCGCCACGGAGCGGTGCTTCCCGCCCGTGCAGCCGATCGCCACGGTCGAGTGGCTCTTGTTCTCGCGCTGATACCCCTCGAGCACGGGCGTGAGCGCGGCGGCGTACGCGTCGAGGAACTCGGTCGCCCCCTCGCGAGAGAGCACATAGTCGCGCACTGCCTCGTCCTGCCCGGTCTGACCGCGCAGCTCTTCGTTCCAGAACGGGTTCGGCAGGAACCGCATGTCCGCTACGAGGTCGACATCGGTCGGCAGCCCGTACTTGAAGCCGAAGCTCAGCAGCGTGACGCGATGGCGCGCCGCTCCCTCTTCGGAGAAGAGGTCGGAGACCTGGGTCGCCAGCTGATGGATGTTCAGCGAGGACGTGTCGATCACGAGGTCGGCCGCCTCGCGAATCGGCGCCAGCTTGGCGCGCTCGGTTCGGATGCCGTCGAGGAGAGTGCCGTCGTCCTGCAGCGGATGAGGTCGGCGCACGGCTTCGAACCGCCGCACCAGCACGTCGTCGGAGGCGTCGAGGAACAGCACTCGCACCGATCCCCGGGACCGAAGGGCTCTCGCCACGCCCGGGAAGTCGTCGAACAGGTTGCGTCCGCGAACATCGACGACCGCGGCGATCTTCGGCAGCGCGTCACCGCCCATGTCGGTGAGGTCGAGAAGCGGGCGCAGTATCTGCGGCGGCAGGTTGTCGACGACGTACCATCCGAGGTCCTCGAGCGCGTTCGCGACCGTGGTGCGCCCGGCACCCGACATGCCTGTGACGATGAGGAACTCGCCCGTGTCCCCGTCTGCCATCGTTGCTCCTTCTCCCCCGCCGAGACCAGCCTATCGACTGGAGAGATGCGTGTGGATGTTCTGCGCGAGCACTGGCCCGATGCCCTGCACCTTCTCGATCTCTCCAGGGGCTGCCGCGCGCAGTGCGGTGACGGAGCCGAAGTGCTTCAGAAGCACCTTGATGCGCGAGGCTCCGAGCCCGGGAACCTCCGACAGCACCGAGGCGATGTCGTTGCGGCGGCGCTTGCGCTGGTGGGTGATCGCGAAGCGGTGCGCCTCGTCGCGAAGCCGCTGCAGCAGGTACAGGGCCTCGCTCGTGCGCGGCAGGATGACCGGGAAGTCGTCGTCGGGCAGCCAGATCTCCTCGAGACGCTTCGCGATACCGCACACGGCGATCTCGGTGTGACCGGAGTCGCGCAGCGCACGGGCCGCTGCTGCGACCTGGGGCTGGCCTCCGTCGACCAGGAGCAGCTGCGGCGGATAGGCGAAACGCGGCTTCCGTCGCCCGACCCCTTCCTCCTCCTGGATCGCCGAGCCCGTCGAAAGGTCCTCCTCCGGCTCCGGGCGGTCGAGATAGGCGAGACGCCGGGTGAGC includes:
- a CDS encoding phosphoglycerate kinase, whose product is MTLRTLDSLGPLEGKRVIVRCDLNVPLRDGVITDDGRVRASLPTLNALINAGARVIVCSHLGRPDGAPDPQYSLEPVAQRLSELLGKPVAFARDTVGESAKDAVASLEDGGVVVIENLRFNAGETAKDDAERAAFAGQLAELGDVLVSDGFGVVHRKQASVYDLAQLLPSAAGLLIAAELDVLDRLTENPERPYAVVLGGSKVSDKLGVISHLLPRVDRILVGGGMLFTFLKAQGHEVASSLLEEDQLDTVRGYIAEAAERGVELVLPTDVVVAEKFSADAAHEVVAADAIESTAFGASGIGLDIGPETAARFADVVRGSKTVFWNGPMGVFEFPAFAAGTKAVAQALTEVDGLSVVGGGDSAAAVRQLGFADDQFGHISTGGGASLEFLEGKKLPGLEVLGWV
- the gap gene encoding type I glyceraldehyde-3-phosphate dehydrogenase, whose amino-acid sequence is MSVKIGINGFGRIGRNFLRAALAQGADLDIVAVNDLTDNKTLAHLLKYDSVGGVLDAEISYDDDSITVNGKKIKAFADRDPANLPWGELGVDIVIESTGFFTKAELAKKHIEAGAKKVLISAPGTGVDGTFVMGVNEDTYDPATQHIISNASCTTNCLAPLAQVFNDAFGIDRGFMMTAHAYTADQNLQDGPHGDLRRARAAAINIVPASTGAAKAIGEVLPELNGKLSGSSYRVPVPTGSIVDLTLVTDRENLTVDEVNEAYKKAAADGRLAGYLQYNEDQIVSSDIVHNPHSSIFDSTLTNVSGNLVKVSSWYDNEWGYSNRLVDLTEYVAERL
- a CDS encoding superoxide dismutase — translated: MAVYTLPDLPYDFAALEPHISGKIMELHHDKHHAAYVTGANAALDGLAEARETGNLANVNKLEKDLAFNLGGHVNHSIFWTNLSPNGGGEPEGELRAAIDEFFGSFEKFQAHFTANALGIQGSGWSVLSWDSIGQRLIIQQLFDQQSNAAQGTVPLFQLDMWEHAFYLDYLNVKADYVKAAWNIANWENVARRFETAREKTSGLLVLS
- the whiA gene encoding DNA-binding protein WhiA: MALTTDVKAELVSIRNAPPTVRVSEVTAVLRFAGGLHSIAGRVAVEAEVDAEVLAQRVAKDLAEIYGVRPEIAQVQSSTANEGARWAVRVISAGETLARQTGLLDQRRRPVRGLPNRLTTGSRAEVAGLWRGAFLAAGTLSEPGRSAMLEVACPSSEAAMALVGAAHRLGVAAKAREVRGMPRVVVREGEAIRSILSEMGAHRTAAAWEEMRQRREVRAGVNRLVNFDDANLRRSAQAAVAACARVERALEILADDVPDHLKVAGELRLAHRDASLDELGHHADPPMTKDAVAGRIRRLLAMADKRAQVEGIPGTEAAVPAGLDV
- the rapZ gene encoding RNase adapter RapZ, giving the protein MADGDTGEFLIVTGMSGAGRTTVANALEDLGWYVVDNLPPQILRPLLDLTDMGGDALPKIAAVVDVRGRNLFDDFPGVARALRSRGSVRVLFLDASDDVLVRRFEAVRRPHPLQDDGTLLDGIRTERAKLAPIREAADLVIDTSSLNIHQLATQVSDLFSEEGAARHRVTLLSFGFKYGLPTDVDLVADMRFLPNPFWNEELRGQTGQDEAVRDYVLSREGATEFLDAYAAALTPVLEGYQRENKSHSTVAIGCTGGKHRSVAMSEELARRLAAVPGVAVNVRHRDLGRE